In Prionailurus viverrinus isolate Anna chromosome D1, UM_Priviv_1.0, whole genome shotgun sequence, the DNA window TGGAATTTACCTGTGGCCCACAATGTTCACTCTTGGAAAAGTAACCAAAGAAAGGGTCACCATTCTCGGCAGTCTGCTAGGACAGTCATCTGGGATGCTCTGGGCACTGTGGGCAGAGGCCCTCTGCCTTCCGCTCTCCTGCTGCCCTACTCCCCCATGACAGGCAACTGAAGAGTCTCATCTCAGACTCTCAACAGGATGCAAGGCAAGCATCATCTGTACTACTTGGCAGGACATTGCATCGTGTTGGGAATATACATCTTCTGACATTTCCTCACATCTCTTCCCTGTGACCCAAAGAATCAAAGTCCCTTCTGTCCAAATTATCATCAACCTCTTCAGCAAGGGCACTTCTGATGGGTTCCCAAGATGGTTTGGGCCCGGTTTTCCCACTTCCTCAGACAGCTGCAAGCACACTTCCAACATTACTATGGAGTTTAACTCCCGCAGAGCCCTTCTCTGAATGCCCCCATTGCCCAACAGCCTTGGAGATTAGACAGGGCTAAAAGGAAAATGCTGAGCAAGCTACGCagtccttcccctccctgccctgtccctATGCCCTGCCCTCTCTCGGCTCTACCCTCTAAGAAGGTAGACTCTTTGTCAAGGCTGGTTCGGGTACAGGGTCTGAGTGGTATACTAGCAGCCAAGGGCAGGTGAAATTGTTCTACAGGTGGAAAGCTGGGACCTGGGAGGAAGGAATAAGGAATGGAGGAGAAGTGAGGGGGGGTccggtgggggtgtgtgtggagatatgaggaaaaggagcagagagggtgAGGAGCTGTGTGGGTGGGGCCgaaaggaggggtgggtggggagagcaggTAAAGAGGCCTTATGTGGCAGAATCGCTTGGCTGTCTTCTCAGAGACCTTCCGTGAAGATGCCTTTCCAAAGCTTTTGAAGGCTCAGGTCTGTGTTTGAGATGCCCCTGTGAGATGGCCTCCAgcagcctcccaggcacccacaGGCCAGAATGATGAAGGTGAGAGGGCAGGAGCAGAACCCATGGAACAGTCTGTCTTGAGACTGGCCACAGGACTTCTGCACCTCCATGTGGCAGCCTCCTGGTAGCCCTGGCATGGCCCTGAGTCTCTTCAAGTTGACTTCTCCTTCTAGAATGAAGCAATATTGAAGGGCTATTTCCCTTCACTTGGGGGGGCCTGGTGGAGGGTTCCTCAGGCACCCAGGATACCCTGAGGCTGAAAGAGGCCCATGCGAAGAGATaggtggaggagaggtggggtCTGGGGCTCTTCCTGGCATTCAATGCTCTGGTCCCACCCACTCCATCCCCTCTTGGACTTAACTGAAACTCACTATTGATTTGCAGCCAGATTCAACAGGTCTCTGCCTCTGGGTTTTATGCACCCAGTGCCTTCCATCAGGAGCAGCCTCCTTCTGTCTTTTGGATTCCTCCCTGGCTTAAGCTCCACTCTTTGAAGAAGTGCTCCCTGATTCTTCCCTCTGCTCAGCCCCCACAGCCTGAAGGGTGGCCATGGGACAGCTTTTGTTTTCTCAACTTTCACACACAGCAGACCATATGCCTGCCCCCCACTCCAGCTCTCTACCCATCTCCTCCAGCGCAGAGTCTAGATTAGGGCCATCCCAGGCTGGGTGAACACGCTCCCCACTTCCATTTGCTGACCTGCCACTCAACCCTCAACATCTGGTTCAGatgccccccagccccaccctgagAAATCTTTCCTGACTCCTTGGACTGGATCATGGGTATCCTCTGTTCACCCCTCCCCGCCAGCCATGCTTCCCTCTGTCACAGCCTTGACATCACTTTGTCAAATGTCAGTATATCCAGTAGTTGGGAGCCTAtatggggcagagctgggacttgttCTCCTGGGGCGCTGGAATCAACCCAGGCCCAAGCACAAGGTGTAGGTAAagttttgctgaatgaatggaacATCACATTCCTCCAGAGAGCTCATATTCATCCCTCAAAATCCAGCTCAAATGCTCCTTTCCAGAAGccctcacttcctcctcccaTCTTCCCTCACTCCCTTTATTGGTGACTCCAAAACATTCGGCATGCTCCTCAATTACAGTGCATGTCACACGCCATTTTTGTGAGCAGCTTAACATGGCTTCCCTGCCTCTCCAGGGCTGACTGGGACCTTCTGGAGAGCCAGGTCCGAGCTTGTCTCTCTGTGCCCACACGGCCCAGTCCAGagaaagagctcaataaatagtcATTGGTTGAGATTTTGGAGTCTGTGGGGCGACCTCACTCCATGCCCAGCTGAGCTAAGCTCTAATTCTCTGCACAGTTTGGGGTTGGTGGGGCTTCCGGCGCCACGGCCCCAGGTGTCCTTGTCCCCACTGGGCTCAGGGACCCCGTCGCTGCCACTTGGCCGTGAGTTTCTGCAGCAGCTCATGTGGCCTCCGGCGGAACTTCTTCTGAGTGAAGTAGAAGAGAATGGGATCCAGCACGCTGTTGGCACTGGCAAAGGGCCGTGTGACTTTGTAGGCAGCTGCAAAGGCCTCCAGCACAGGGCAGGGGACCCCAGATGTAGAGCGCACCGCCAGGTAGGCTGTCTTGGTGACATGGAAGGGCAGGAAGCTGATGGCAAAGGCGGCTGCCACCACTACCGCCATGCGGGCTGCCTTGCCACGCCGCTCCCGGGCCACTGGCCCTGCTGGGCCGTCCTGGCGGCACAGATGGTAAGCTAGGCGGCAGTAGCAGGCCAGCAGGGCGGCAAAGGGCAGCAGAAAGCCGATGACCGTGAGGGCCATGCCGTAGGGCATATAGTGGGAGGCCAGGGCAGGTGGGCTCAGGTCGTAGCAGACAGTGCGGTTACGCTGGATGCCTGTGGCAGCAAAGAGGGCTGTGGGCAGACACTGGGTCGCCACAGCCAGCCACACGGCCCCACACACTACCCAGGCGGCGCGGCGGCCCCCACGCTTGTGCCAGGGGGCCAGTGGGTGGCAGATGCCCAGGTAGCGCTGGAAACTGATGCAGGTGAGGAAGAGGATGCTACCGTGTAGGTTGGCGTAAAACAGGAAGCGGACCAGGCGGCAGGCGAGGTCGCCAAAAGGCCAGTGGTCACCTTGGGCATAGTTGTagatgagcaggggcagggagcaggcGTAGAGCAGATCGGCCAGGGCCAGGTTCAGGGTGTACACGGCCGTGCGGGTCAGGGCCCGGCGGGATGTGCTGATCTGGGCGATGACACAGGCGTTCAGTGGCAGGCCGGCCGCCAGCACCACTGAGTACACAGGTGGCAGTAGCAGTCTCTTGAAGTTCTCTTGGTAGACACAGGTGGTGGgcggtgagcctggggcctgtccTGTCCCGTTGTCCCACTCCATGGCTGCCCGATTATGCTTCCCGCATGCACAGAGGCTAGGGAAGCAACACAAAACCTGTCAGTAACCATACTCACTGACCGTCCGGTAGccccctgtccctctctgggccctgATCTCCACCTGAACCATCTATGACACTCACTACCCCACGGAGACAGCACGCTGCCTTCACTTTAAGGAAACCTGGAATACAATAAAGCTCAAGCTTGGGAAAAATCCAACTCACTTTCTATAATATTCATTTCCCAGCAACCTTCCTGGTGAACTTCTATTCGGCCTTCAAAACCCCATGTCTTCAAAACCCAAATGTCTCCTCTTTAAGGGGAGACTGACAgacttttggtttttgtttgtttgtcctatatttttttttttaaagttttatttatttaggtaatctctacacccaacaggggctcggactcacgatcccaagatcaagaatcacatgctcttctgactgagccaaccaggcaccccaggcagaCTTTAGTTTGAATCCCATCTGTGCtacttattagctatgtgaccttgggctagtgATATACCTTTTCTGAGTCTCAATTTTCCCATCTTAAAATTGCAGGAATGACAGGCCACCTCTCAGAATGTCATGAAGTTTGAGGTACTAAATCACGCTAGGTAGGGCTTCCCCTGGGCTTTTTGGAGTTTGGAGATTATGGTTATGGTGAacatgtgtgtctttctctcctaCACAGACCAGGAACCTCCTGAAGAAGTGCCAGGTGTGATGCCTGTATCTGGGAGCCCAACCTGTGGTCCAGGGCAGTGAAGGCCCTGGTAACTCTTAATTAATCAACGTGAACAGTATCCACACACTGTGAACTGATGAAGGACAGTGCCCACCTCCTCAGACTGGACTCCACCTTCCAAAGCCATGGTTCTTCTTTTGGCTGCAatcttcttatctgtaaaatggggaaggaGGTGATTCAGGAGTTCCTCTAAGCCTCCTTCTACTTGACTTGAGGCTACAAATGTCTGTCTAGCACACACTGGACCACAGCACCCTCTGGTGGCTAATATGAAAACAGCTTCCCCAAAGGCAAACGGGCAAATGACTGAGGACCAACCAaatctactgttttttttaactgattttatttttcagtaatctcttcacccaaagtggggctcaaacccacaaccccatgACCAAGAGTCAtgcgctccactgactgagccagccaggcgaccCTACTGCTTGCTTTTTAGAGAGAGGAAAATCCAGGCACAGCAAGAGGCAGTGATGGCTCAATCTTCCTCATTGAGTTAGAAGCAGAGCCAACCACCTGACTGAGAGGAGACAACTAAACATAGCCCATGGTCATGGGATGTAGAGGTTATAAACCCAACTTCAGAGCTAGgcaagcccgacacggggctcattcaaatcctggctcccctACTTCTACGCTGTTCAACCCAAAGCATATCACTGGCCTTTTCTGGGTCTGTGTTCTTATCGGTAAAACATGTCATAGGCCTGatatacagtaggtgcttaataaatgccaTGCCATGCTGTTGTATCCTACACGTAATGCCTCCATTCATCCCTTCAAGCGAGATTTTGGGGAAGCACAAGTGTCTTACGGGGTTCCCTGGTGAGGTAAGTCTGGCTTCTTGATACTTACCTCCCAACTGGCATGTCCACATTTACTGGTGCCCAGAGAGAACTCGCAACTTAAATCTAATGGACCTGAAAGACAAAGCCTTTGAGACAGTGAGTCAGATCATCCCCCTTCCTATTTATaggtgggaaaactgaagctAAGGAAAAGATATGAAGTCCTATAAATGTACATAGAGGGTGACAGAGGTTTGAGGCCAGaaggttcaaatcccaggtctgCTACATGTGAGCTGTGGGGCTTTAGGCTCATTACTGAActcctgggccttggtttccccatctgtaaaatggagtaatagagtacctgcctcatagggttgttatgaagatcagtgcctggcacagggcaagTGTTAGCTATTCTTGATGTGAATATACCTGCTAAGTCAAGttatgagatttttattttttttaattcttcttcttttttttttttaattttgagagagagcaggggaggggcagagagagggagaaagagagagaatctcaagcaggctctgaattgtcagcacagagcccgacatggggctcaatcctacgaactgcaagatcatgacctgagccaaaatcaagagtcgtacgcttaactgagccatccaggcccccaagttataagatttttaaaagttaagctAGAGCAAAACGTAACTACCCAAACTAATTTCTACCAACTTAAAATTTGATtctgatgaaaatattttccccagaGTCTGGGCAAATGCAAAGTGAGGTTTGGATTCTCTAGTCTGTATCCCACATGCCATATTAtctttaattatgaaaaattctTTGTGGGGCTTCAGCCCATGTGCTAGGAGTGCCGGGTGCCCAGTTAGCCAGTTAGGCACGGGGGAAGCCACAGGAAGAAGCACGGGAGGACCCCCATTGTAGCCAGGAAGCCAAGATTAGTGCAGGCAAGAGAAAGCTCATTTACCCatctcttcattcatttgttcaggcTATTCTTTCCTTTATGCATTCATTCTCCTGTTTTCACCTGCCAGGCATTTAATGCATACTTACTGCCTGCTGGATGCATGGGGACACAGTACATAGATGTCGATGcacatagatagatagagatatagaaattatttatacacatacacatacacgtacacGTACACATACATATGCTAGTCTGCATGGGGAGACCAGCGTAAGCCACAGGATAGAAGAGACTTTTCAGAAGAGAACGAAGGATGGAGCATGACCCAGGTGGTTGAGGAGGAATTCCCTGGGTGGAGAGGGGTGTGAGGATCTCTGGGTGTCCCCAGGTGGGGAGGAAAGTAGAGCAGGCAGAGCTTGAGAGGAGAGCAGCCTTCTAGGGCAGGGCCATGGTGAGGAGGAAGAAACGGGTAGAAGGAACAGTGCTGTGCCTCTGAACTCTCTTTTGGGAGGCCTATTGTCCTCAGACACCACCCCGAGGGAAAGCCCTCGCCTCAGGTGACTGGAGGCTCCAGATATTTCCTGCTCTCCACTCCCTGGTAAGGCCGGTCCTCTtggaaggaggcagaggctgCACAAGGAGATCCAGAGTGAAGCTTCAGGTCTGCTCCAAGAAAGGCAGGCATGGCTGTCACCCTGGCTCCCTCATACACTCTACCCTCTGATGACTACGAGAGGCAGGGGCTGGTCCCAGCGGAGGGCTCCCTTGGCCCTTGCCTCCTAGCAGCTGACACTGTCTCCCTCTAGCTCTCACAGATGTCATTTCTTGGCCCCTGAGCCCTGGGCCAGCTCAGGCCCCAGTGTCTTCCTGGGCTCCGGCCACACTGTGTCTGGTGGGGGGCTTTCTAGCAAGTGGGTCAGATTACATCCTTCCCTGTATTCCTCTGCCCTTTGAAGAAAAGCTCAAACTCCTGACattcaggctccctgctgagcccTCCAACCTTCTCAAGGTACCCCTGGTTGCtccactctgccccttcctatCCTGCCACACTGTTCCTGAGACAATAAGACCGCCACACAACTATCCACAGTCAGAGACCTAGACTTCCTCTCGGGCCGTTCCATCTTTGTTGTTCCCTCTACACAAAGTGCCATTCATCACGTGTCTGTTTGTC includes these proteins:
- the P2RY6 gene encoding P2Y purinoceptor 6; the protein is MEWDNGTGQAPGSPPTTCVYQENFKRLLLPPVYSVVLAAGLPLNACVIAQISTSRRALTRTAVYTLNLALADLLYACSLPLLIYNYAQGDHWPFGDLACRLVRFLFYANLHGSILFLTCISFQRYLGICHPLAPWHKRGGRRAAWVVCGAVWLAVATQCLPTALFAATGIQRNRTVCYDLSPPALASHYMPYGMALTVIGFLLPFAALLACYCRLAYHLCRQDGPAGPVARERRGKAARMAVVVAAAFAISFLPFHVTKTAYLAVRSTSGVPCPVLEAFAAAYKVTRPFASANSVLDPILFYFTQKKFRRRPHELLQKLTAKWQRRGP